A genomic region of Nostoc sp. UHCC 0702 contains the following coding sequences:
- a CDS encoding glutathione S-transferase N-terminal domain-containing protein, with amino-acid sequence MLDLYYWTTPNGHKITIFLEEVGLPYKIIPVNIGTGDQFQPEFLQISPNNRIPAIVDHEPATKGAPISVFESGAILLYLAEKTGKLIPQDLRLRVEVLQWLFWQMAGLGPMAGQNHHFSNYAPEKIDYAINRYVNETGRLYAVLDKRLADREFVAGDYSIADIAAYPWIVPYERQSQKLENFPNLKRWFETIKARPATIRAYEKAEAFKNQTLDIEKSRELLFNQSAKTIQR; translated from the coding sequence ATGCTTGACCTTTACTATTGGACGACTCCAAACGGTCATAAAATCACCATATTCCTAGAAGAAGTCGGCTTACCTTACAAAATTATTCCTGTAAACATTGGGACTGGAGACCAGTTTCAGCCGGAATTTCTGCAAATCTCTCCCAATAATCGCATCCCCGCAATTGTTGACCATGAACCAGCTACCAAAGGTGCGCCGATTTCTGTTTTTGAGTCTGGTGCAATCTTATTGTATTTGGCAGAAAAAACTGGCAAATTGATACCCCAAGATTTGCGCTTACGCGTTGAAGTTCTTCAGTGGTTATTCTGGCAAATGGCAGGTTTGGGGCCAATGGCAGGACAAAATCACCACTTTAGCAACTATGCTCCCGAAAAAATTGACTATGCCATTAACCGCTATGTGAATGAAACAGGACGCTTATACGCAGTGCTAGATAAGCGGCTAGCAGATAGAGAGTTTGTGGCTGGTGATTATTCCATTGCCGACATTGCTGCTTATCCTTGGATTGTCCCCTATGAGCGGCAAAGCCAAAAGCTAGAAAATTTTCCCAACCTGAAGCGCTGGTTTGAGACAATTAAAGCGCGTCCAGCTACAATTCGCGCCTACGAGAAGGCAGAGGCATTCAAAAATCAGACCCTAGATATTGAAAAGTCGCGGGAGTTGTTATTTAACCAATCTGCAAAAACCATTCAGCGTTGA
- the trxA gene encoding thioredoxin encodes MSSVTNVTEATFKPEVLESEIPVLVDFWAPWCGPCRMVAPVVDEVAAEYEGQVKVVKLNTDQNPTIASHYGIRSIPTLMVFKGGRQVDTVVGAVPKTTLSKTLAQHIQES; translated from the coding sequence ATGTCATCCGTTACAAATGTCACAGAAGCCACATTTAAACCAGAAGTCCTAGAAAGTGAAATTCCAGTATTAGTAGACTTTTGGGCGCCTTGGTGCGGCCCTTGTCGGATGGTGGCTCCGGTTGTGGATGAAGTTGCTGCTGAATACGAAGGACAGGTGAAAGTGGTGAAGCTAAACACGGATCAAAACCCCACTATTGCCAGCCATTATGGAATTCGGAGTATTCCTACGCTGATGGTATTTAAAGGAGGCAGACAAGTCGATACAGTCGTGGGTGCAGTACCGAAAACCACCTTGAGTAAGACTCTAGCACAGCATATTCAAGAAAGTTAG
- a CDS encoding chemotaxis protein CheB, with amino-acid sequence MSFKIVVMGTSLGGFSALKNILVDLPRDFLAPIAIVQHRHKDSDKTLVGLLQQHSCLPIREVEDKDEILPGQIYLAPADYHLLVEPGYFDLSIDQPVSYARPSIDVLFESAADVYGEQVIGVILTGANQDGMQGLKKVKARGGITIVQEPATAESYIMPEAAISAVAVDWILSLSEIAPLLVNLCHSIRK; translated from the coding sequence GTGTCCTTTAAAATCGTAGTTATGGGAACTTCTTTAGGGGGATTTTCCGCACTGAAAAATATATTAGTAGACTTACCAAGAGACTTCCTAGCACCCATCGCCATCGTGCAACACCGCCACAAAGACTCAGACAAAACCCTAGTAGGATTATTACAACAACATTCATGTTTACCAATTCGGGAAGTGGAAGACAAAGACGAAATATTACCAGGACAAATTTACCTAGCTCCAGCAGATTATCACTTGTTGGTAGAACCAGGTTATTTTGATTTGTCTATTGATCAGCCTGTGAGTTATGCTCGACCTTCCATCGATGTACTGTTTGAATCAGCAGCCGATGTTTACGGCGAACAAGTCATTGGTGTAATCTTGACAGGAGCCAACCAAGATGGTATGCAAGGACTGAAAAAAGTGAAAGCACGAGGAGGAATTACTATAGTACAGGAGCCTGCCACGGCTGAGAGCTACATTATGCCAGAAGCCGCAATTTCCGCTGTTGCAGTAGACTGGATTTTATCACTTTCAGAAATTGCTCCTTTGCTAGTCAACCTTTGTCACTCTATACGGAAATGA
- a CDS encoding alkene reductase translates to MTTDINLFTPYQIGNLELPNRIVMAPLTRNRAGEGNVPHQLNATYYAQRASAGLIIAEATQVVPQGQGYPYTPGIHSTEQVAGWKLVTDAVHQQGGRIFLQLWHVGRISHPDLQPHGELPVAPSAITPKGEASTYEGPKPFVTPRALETSEIPGIVEQYRQGAANALAAGFDGVEIHSANGYLLDQFLRDGTNQRTDKYGGTIENRARLLLEVTEAVTGVWGAKQVGVRLSPSGTFNDIKDSNPFETFGYVAQALNQFDLAYLHIFEATDADIRYGTTVVPTSHLRDRYTGTLIVNGGYTREKGNTVLANKAADLVAFGTLFISNPDLPQRLAVNAPLNQPDQSTFYGGTEKGYTDYPFWSTASEQVAIS, encoded by the coding sequence ATGACTACTGATATCAACTTATTTACTCCCTACCAAATAGGGAACTTGGAACTACCTAACCGTATAGTGATGGCCCCCTTAACCCGAAACAGGGCAGGGGAGGGAAATGTGCCACACCAACTGAATGCCACCTACTACGCTCAACGGGCTTCCGCCGGATTAATAATTGCGGAAGCGACTCAGGTTGTTCCTCAAGGACAGGGGTATCCTTATACACCAGGAATTCATTCAACAGAACAGGTCGCGGGTTGGAAGTTGGTGACTGATGCTGTACATCAGCAGGGAGGGCGAATTTTTCTGCAACTGTGGCATGTAGGCAGAATTTCTCACCCAGATTTGCAACCGCATGGAGAATTACCTGTAGCACCTTCTGCCATTACTCCTAAAGGTGAGGCTTCTACCTATGAAGGGCCAAAACCCTTTGTTACTCCTCGTGCATTAGAAACTTCCGAAATACCAGGAATAGTAGAACAATACCGTCAGGGCGCAGCCAATGCCCTAGCGGCTGGGTTTGATGGGGTGGAAATTCATAGTGCCAATGGTTATTTACTTGATCAATTTCTCCGGGATGGCACTAATCAGCGCACAGATAAGTATGGAGGTACGATAGAGAATCGTGCCCGACTGCTATTAGAGGTGACAGAGGCAGTAACTGGTGTGTGGGGTGCTAAACAAGTAGGAGTACGCCTTTCTCCTAGTGGGACATTTAACGACATAAAGGACTCCAATCCCTTTGAAACCTTTGGTTATGTAGCCCAAGCACTGAACCAGTTTGATCTAGCCTACCTACATATTTTTGAGGCAACAGACGCAGACATCAGATATGGTACAACAGTTGTGCCAACCAGTCATTTGCGCGATCGCTATACAGGTACACTTATAGTCAATGGCGGTTATACCCGTGAAAAAGGTAACACTGTACTAGCAAACAAAGCAGCAGATTTAGTTGCCTTTGGTACTCTATTTATATCTAACCCCGATTTACCCCAGCGCTTGGCTGTCAATGCACCGCTAAATCAGCCAGACCAATCAACTTTTTATGGTGGCACAGAAAAAGGATATACAGACTATCCATTTTGGTCAACTGCTAGCGAACAAGTAGCTATTTCCTAA
- a CDS encoding response regulator — MQPEPKVNILLVDDKLENLLALEAILERLGEKLVRATSGEEALRCLLHQDFAVILLDVQMPGMDGFETATMIRSRGRSRHTPIIFLTAFSTSDQMLFKGYALGAVDYLLKPIDANILTSKVTVFVELFKKTQAVQRQAAQLAAVNAELKQSEERFRSLSTCSPVGIFEIDTEGRCKYTNPRYQAICGLSAAESLQKSWLESVHPEEREQAIATWSTHIRESCEYSEDFRFQSADGSLRWVEVRSSPMLSGQGELLGYVGTLEDITERKQAEEIRAQVIREQTARQEAEAANRMKDEFLAVLSHELRTPLTSMLGWSKILRSKKLDEKATAKALDAIERNATSQVQLIEDILDVSRIIRGQLRLNLSAVNPLTVIEAALEAVRPLAETKGIQIHTIFDSISSSICGDPARLQQVVWNLLTNAIKFTPKGGDVEVRLLSIELALGEIKVTSASVPLCFHTSSYVQIQVIDTGVGIGPDFLPKVFERFRQADSTTTRAHNGLGLGLAIVRHLVELHGGTIVAESPGQGQGATFTVRLPLMPQENQTSRSSEAVGEENSPISSFGDTSAPLTGLKVLVVDDEIDSRNFLAFMFEEYGAVATAVGSVDAALAALEQLKPDVLISDIGMAEQDGYTLIAKLRSLEPEKGGHIPAIALTAYSREEDRLQALSAGFQQHLSKPIDPSKLIAVVAHVLKLPLTLPISKAIY, encoded by the coding sequence ATGCAGCCAGAACCCAAAGTAAACATCCTCCTAGTGGATGATAAACTGGAAAATTTACTGGCACTAGAGGCTATTTTGGAGCGGCTGGGAGAAAAGTTAGTCAGAGCCACTTCCGGAGAAGAAGCTTTGAGGTGCTTGTTGCATCAGGATTTTGCGGTAATTCTGCTGGATGTGCAAATGCCAGGGATGGATGGCTTTGAAACTGCCACCATGATTCGCAGTCGGGGGCGATCGCGTCATACTCCAATTATCTTTCTGACTGCCTTTAGCACTAGCGATCAAATGTTATTTAAAGGCTATGCCTTGGGTGCAGTTGATTATCTGCTCAAGCCCATAGACGCGAATATTTTGACTTCTAAAGTCACAGTATTTGTGGAACTGTTTAAAAAAACACAAGCAGTCCAGCGACAAGCAGCCCAACTCGCAGCGGTAAATGCCGAACTCAAACAAAGTGAAGAGCGATTCCGTTCCTTAAGTACCTGCTCCCCAGTGGGCATTTTTGAAATAGATACCGAAGGGCGTTGTAAGTATACTAATCCTCGTTATCAAGCAATTTGCGGCTTGAGTGCAGCCGAAAGTTTACAAAAGAGTTGGCTAGAATCGGTACATCCAGAAGAGCGAGAACAAGCGATCGCCACTTGGTCTACCCACATTCGTGAAAGTTGCGAGTACTCAGAAGATTTTCGCTTTCAAAGTGCTGACGGTAGTCTGCGGTGGGTAGAAGTGCGATCGTCACCAATGTTATCTGGTCAAGGCGAATTGCTGGGGTATGTAGGCACCCTTGAAGATATTACCGAACGCAAGCAAGCCGAAGAAATCCGCGCTCAGGTGATTCGAGAACAAACCGCAAGACAAGAAGCAGAAGCAGCAAATCGCATGAAAGATGAGTTTCTTGCCGTTCTCTCCCACGAACTCCGCACACCCTTGACCTCAATGTTGGGCTGGTCAAAAATACTCCGCTCCAAAAAACTGGACGAAAAAGCCACCGCTAAAGCTTTGGATGCCATTGAACGCAATGCTACCTCCCAAGTGCAACTCATTGAAGATATATTGGACGTATCACGGATTATCCGAGGTCAGCTCAGGCTGAATTTATCTGCTGTCAATCCGCTGACTGTAATCGAAGCAGCCCTAGAGGCAGTGCGTCCCCTAGCAGAGACGAAAGGTATTCAAATACACACTATCTTTGATAGTATCTCAAGCTCAATCTGTGGTGATCCAGCTCGTTTGCAGCAAGTTGTCTGGAATTTACTCACTAATGCGATTAAGTTCACGCCTAAGGGTGGTGATGTAGAAGTTCGGCTCTTAAGCATAGAATTGGCTCTTGGGGAAATTAAAGTTACCTCTGCTTCTGTGCCCCTTTGCTTCCATACATCATCCTACGTGCAAATCCAAGTTATTGATACAGGTGTTGGCATCGGCCCTGACTTTTTGCCTAAAGTATTTGAACGTTTTCGCCAAGCAGACAGTACCACAACACGAGCGCACAATGGATTGGGACTAGGACTAGCGATCGTTCGTCATCTGGTAGAACTACATGGAGGCACAATTGTGGCCGAAAGTCCAGGGCAAGGACAAGGAGCAACCTTTACCGTAAGACTACCACTGATGCCACAAGAAAACCAGACAAGTAGGAGTAGTGAAGCAGTAGGAGAAGAAAATTCTCCTATTTCCTCCTTCGGTGATACATCAGCTCCTCTAACTGGATTAAAAGTGTTAGTTGTGGACGATGAAATTGATAGCCGTAACTTTCTCGCCTTTATGTTTGAGGAATATGGAGCGGTTGCCACTGCGGTAGGATCAGTGGATGCTGCGCTGGCAGCCCTAGAACAATTAAAACCGGATGTTTTGATTAGCGACATCGGCATGGCAGAGCAAGACGGTTACACCTTGATTGCTAAATTACGCTCCTTAGAACCGGAAAAAGGAGGACATATACCAGCGATCGCCTTAACAGCATATTCGCGAGAAGAAGACCGCCTACAAGCCCTTTCCGCCGGTTTTCAACAGCATTTATCTAAACCTATTGACCCCAGCAAGTTGATTGCAGTGGTTGCACATGTTTTAAAATTACCGCTTACCCTGCCAATCAGCAAAGCAATATATTGA
- a CDS encoding nitroreductase family protein, whose product MSAVTQTQPLDVPSAIAQRRSIKTFKTDPIAPELLQQLVELTVAAPSSFNMQDWQIILVQDEAQKAALSAASWNQQQIVQAPVTFVFAADTKAGEKDLTPILEQGLQTGAWNEGTVKYFQTAIPQFQTALGDKRREYAIKDAIIAATHLVLAAESLGLSTCFMNGWIEEKVKEVIGAADNPDLVIAVLVPVGYAAEPRLNPGRLPFSYNVSVDRIGNPYQG is encoded by the coding sequence ATGAGTGCTGTTACCCAAACTCAACCTTTGGATGTACCCAGTGCGATCGCTCAGCGACGTTCCATCAAAACCTTTAAAACAGACCCCATTGCCCCAGAACTACTTCAGCAACTGGTTGAGTTGACTGTGGCAGCACCCAGCAGCTTTAATATGCAGGATTGGCAAATCATCCTCGTCCAAGATGAAGCCCAAAAAGCAGCACTGTCAGCAGCATCTTGGAATCAACAGCAAATAGTCCAAGCACCGGTTACATTTGTCTTTGCCGCCGATACCAAAGCAGGCGAAAAAGACTTGACCCCAATTCTGGAGCAAGGACTCCAAACAGGAGCATGGAATGAAGGCACTGTCAAGTATTTTCAAACTGCCATTCCGCAATTCCAAACAGCACTGGGAGATAAACGGCGGGAATATGCCATTAAAGATGCCATCATTGCAGCCACTCATTTAGTATTAGCAGCAGAAAGTTTGGGGTTGTCTACTTGCTTTATGAACGGCTGGATTGAGGAAAAAGTCAAAGAAGTGATTGGTGCAGCGGATAATCCAGATTTAGTGATCGCTGTTCTGGTTCCCGTTGGCTATGCAGCAGAACCGCGCTTGAATCCTGGTCGCTTACCATTTTCCTACAACGTCTCTGTTGACAGAATCGGTAATCCATATCAGGGTTAG
- a CDS encoding protein-glutamate O-methyltransferase CheR, with protein sequence MNLPKPRLEDIEIQLLLEGIYQYYGYDFRNYALSSLKRRIQSFMRSEKLASVSALQERLLHDHPYLERFLLGLTVNVTSMFRDPSFYLAFRQQVIPLLRTYPFIRIWHAGCSTGEEVYSMAILLQEEKLYHRCRIYATDSNEKVLQNAKTGIFPLRLMQEYTQLYLRAGGKQSFSEYYTAAYDNAIFRASLKENVIFAQHNLATDSSFNEFNVILCRNVLIYFNQTLQKRVHALFYNSLCTFGILGLGRQESIRFSPYEKYYEEMAKGEKLYRRLN encoded by the coding sequence ATGAATTTGCCCAAACCCAGGTTGGAGGACATCGAAATTCAGTTGCTATTGGAGGGGATTTACCAATACTACGGTTATGACTTCCGTAATTATGCTTTATCTTCGCTCAAACGCCGCATTCAAAGCTTTATGCGTTCGGAGAAGTTAGCCAGTGTTTCTGCATTACAAGAAAGGCTACTTCACGATCATCCCTATTTAGAGAGATTTTTGCTCGGACTGACGGTGAATGTCACATCAATGTTTCGTGACCCCAGCTTTTATCTTGCCTTTAGACAGCAAGTAATTCCCCTGTTGCGAACTTACCCTTTTATTCGCATCTGGCACGCTGGATGCTCAACCGGGGAAGAAGTCTATTCAATGGCGATTTTGTTACAAGAAGAAAAACTTTACCACCGTTGTCGGATATATGCCACCGACAGTAATGAAAAGGTATTACAAAATGCCAAAACTGGTATTTTTCCCCTAAGATTGATGCAAGAATATACTCAGCTTTACCTCAGAGCAGGCGGGAAGCAGTCTTTCTCAGAATACTACACCGCAGCTTATGACAATGCCATTTTTCGAGCATCTCTGAAGGAAAATGTGATTTTCGCCCAGCATAATTTGGCAACTGACAGTTCTTTTAATGAGTTCAATGTCATTCTTTGTCGTAACGTCTTAATATATTTTAATCAGACATTACAAAAGCGAGTACATGCGTTATTTTATAACAGTTTATGCACATTTGGCATTTTGGGTCTAGGACGACAAGAATCAATCAGATTTTCTCCCTATGAGAAATATTATGAAGAAATGGCCAAAGGTGAAAAGCTGTACCGGAGGCTAAACTAG
- a CDS encoding SDR family NAD(P)-dependent oxidoreductase — MPTTALIVGAGSGLSASLARLFAKEGISVALAARQIEKLAQLSSEIGAVSFAADVSKPNEVQQLFTDVDNKLGSVNIVVYNPSYRVRGPLVDLDPTEVAKTLDISAYGGFLVAQAAAKRMLQQGEGAIFFTGASASVKGYPQSAPFAMGKFALRGLAQSIARELAPKNIHVAHFVIDGAIRSEVRPDPADKPDSTLDPDAIAQTYLSILRQPRSAWTWEVELRPWVEHF, encoded by the coding sequence ATGCCAACAACAGCTTTAATTGTCGGAGCAGGTAGTGGACTGAGTGCTTCTTTAGCTCGCTTGTTTGCGAAAGAGGGAATTAGTGTAGCTTTAGCAGCTCGCCAAATTGAGAAACTCGCTCAACTCAGTAGTGAAATAGGAGCGGTCAGTTTTGCGGCTGATGTCTCAAAACCAAACGAAGTGCAGCAGTTATTCACTGATGTTGACAATAAACTGGGTTCAGTGAATATTGTCGTTTACAATCCCAGCTACCGAGTGCGGGGGCCGCTTGTAGATTTAGATCCAACTGAGGTAGCGAAAACTCTAGATATCAGTGCTTACGGTGGCTTTTTGGTTGCTCAAGCTGCTGCAAAAAGGATGTTGCAGCAGGGAGAAGGTGCTATCTTCTTTACCGGAGCCTCAGCAAGTGTAAAAGGTTATCCTCAGTCTGCACCCTTTGCCATGGGCAAGTTTGCGCTGCGTGGTTTGGCTCAAAGTATTGCCCGCGAACTAGCACCAAAAAATATTCATGTAGCACATTTCGTAATTGATGGTGCTATCCGCTCAGAAGTACGACCAGACCCAGCAGACAAACCTGATAGTACTCTTGATCCGGATGCGATCGCTCAAACTTACCTCAGCATACTACGCCAACCCCGCAGTGCTTGGACATGGGAAGTTGAATTACGGCCTTGGGTTGAGCATTTCTAA
- a CDS encoding FG-GAP repeat protein — translation MANSVFNLSNLNGSNGFILNGIAAIDQSGFSVSDAGDVNGDGIDDLIIGARFASPNGSYSGQSYVVFGSSSFSATLNLSTLNGTNGFILNGIAADDLSGFSVSSAGDINGDGIDDLIIGARGADPNSSFSGQSYVVFGNSTGFSPTLNLSTLNGTNGFAINGIAAFDYSGNSVSSAGDVNGDGIDDLIIGASFADPNGSFSGQSYVVFGNSTGFSPTLDLSTLNGTNGFAINGIAAGDLSGYSVSSAGDVNGDGIDDLIIGARNASPNGSYSGQSYVVFGNSTGFSPTLDLSTLNGTNGFILNGIAAYDNSGNSISSAGDVNGDGIDDLIIGAYDASPNGYSSGQSYVVFGNSTGFSQTLNLSTLNGTNGFAINGIAADNNSGVSVSSAGDVNGDGIDDLIIGAYNASPNGSSSGQSYVVFGNSTGFSPTLDLSTLNGTSGFILNGIAAFDQSGNSVSSAGDVNGDGIDDLIIGARGASPNGFSSGQSYVVFGNRAAVLDLNGTNGSGIDFSTTFTGTPASIVDSDFTLTDNNATLAGATITITNLLDGTAESLAATATGNITASYNATTGTLTLSGTDTVANYRQVLASLTYNNTATSPNTTNRTIEFVVDDGQAFSNTSAVATTTLAFNQNQPPVAVNDAFSTGEDTILNGNVLIANPTTPDSDPNNDTLTVTQVNGNTASVGNQITLTNGALLTLNSNGTFNYNPNGQFESLAVGATATDSFTYTISDGNGGTSTATVNLTINGVNDAPTGSPTATLSNTAEDTAITITAANLLAGFTDVDAGDTLSVTNLTATNGALVNNLNGTYTFTPTANFNGAVNLTYDVTDSTATLTGQTRSFSVTPVNDAPVAVDDSVSTFFGTTVNIPVSSLLANDSDVDSTGLGITGVSGATYGTAVLNNNGTASNTADDFVSFTPNLLFSGNASFNYTLSDGSLTDTATVTVAVGLINNGTNFADNLVGTIGNDIINGGNGNDTIKGGAGNDSLFGGNGNDVLYGDGLMDGGAGNDTLNGGNGDDTLYGGGGTDYLTGGNGNDLLYGGIGSDILTGNNGNDIFAFAAGSGTDTITDFSKGNDLIGLYGGLSFGQLSFSASNIKVTSTNEILATLTGINTTTLTAADFVTL, via the coding sequence ATGGCAAATTCAGTTTTCAACTTATCTAACCTCAACGGCTCTAACGGCTTTATTCTTAACGGCATCGCAGCAATTGACCAATCAGGCTTTTCTGTCAGCGATGCCGGGGATGTCAACGGTGACGGCATCGACGACCTGATTATCGGAGCAAGATTTGCCTCCCCCAATGGCAGCTATTCAGGGCAGAGCTACGTAGTGTTTGGCAGTAGCAGCTTTAGCGCGACCCTTAACCTCTCCACCCTCAACGGCACTAATGGCTTTATTCTTAACGGCATCGCAGCAGATGACTTATCAGGCTTTTCTGTCAGCAGTGCCGGAGATATCAACGGTGACGGCATCGACGACCTGATTATCGGGGCAAGAGGTGCCGACCCCAACAGCTCTTTTTCTGGGCAGAGCTACGTGGTGTTTGGCAATAGCACAGGCTTTAGCCCGACTCTTAACCTCTCCACCCTCAACGGCACTAACGGCTTTGCTATTAACGGCATCGCAGCATTTGACTACTCAGGCAATTCTGTCAGCAGTGCCGGGGATGTCAACGGTGACGGCATCGACGACCTGATTATCGGGGCAAGCTTTGCCGACCCCAACGGCTCTTTTTCTGGGCAGAGCTACGTGGTGTTTGGCAATAGCACAGGCTTTAGCCCGACTCTAGACCTCTCCACCCTCAACGGCACTAACGGCTTTGCTATTAACGGCATCGCAGCAGGTGACTTATCAGGCTATTCTGTCAGCAGTGCCGGGGATGTCAACGGTGACGGCATCGACGACCTGATTATCGGGGCAAGAAATGCCTCCCCCAACGGCTCTTATTCAGGGCAGAGCTACGTAGTGTTTGGCAATAGCACAGGCTTTAGCCCGACTCTAGACCTCTCCACCCTCAACGGCACTAATGGCTTTATTCTTAACGGCATCGCAGCATATGACAACTCAGGCAACTCTATCAGCAGTGCCGGGGATGTCAACGGTGACGGCATCGACGACCTGATTATCGGGGCATACGATGCCTCCCCCAACGGCTACTCTTCAGGGCAGAGCTACGTAGTGTTTGGCAATAGCACAGGCTTTAGCCAGACTCTTAACCTCTCCACCCTCAACGGCACTAACGGCTTTGCTATTAACGGCATCGCAGCAGATAACAACTCAGGCGTATCTGTCAGCAGTGCCGGGGATGTCAACGGTGACGGCATCGACGACCTGATTATCGGGGCATACAATGCCTCCCCCAACGGCTCCTCTTCAGGGCAGAGCTACGTGGTGTTTGGTAATAGCACAGGCTTTAGCCCGACTCTAGACCTCTCCACTCTCAACGGCACGTCAGGCTTTATTCTTAACGGCATCGCAGCATTTGACCAATCAGGCAATTCTGTCAGCAGTGCCGGGGATGTCAACGGTGACGGCATCGATGACCTGATTATCGGGGCAAGAGGTGCCTCCCCCAACGGCTTTAGTTCAGGGCAGAGCTACGTGGTGTTTGGCAACCGCGCCGCTGTCCTCGACCTCAACGGCACTAACGGATCAGGTATTGATTTTAGCACTACCTTTACTGGCACTCCTGCCTCCATTGTCGATAGCGACTTTACCCTGACAGACAACAATGCTACCTTAGCTGGTGCTACCATCACCATTACTAATCTTTTGGATGGCACAGCCGAAAGTCTGGCTGCTACTGCCACCGGCAACATCACCGCTAGTTACAACGCCACCACAGGCACTCTCACCCTCAGTGGCACGGATACAGTTGCCAATTACCGACAAGTCCTTGCCAGCCTCACCTACAACAATACCGCTACTTCACCCAACACCACTAACCGGACAATTGAGTTTGTCGTCGATGATGGGCAAGCTTTCAGTAATACCAGTGCGGTGGCGACTACCACCTTAGCCTTTAACCAGAATCAACCGCCTGTTGCAGTTAATGATGCTTTCAGCACTGGTGAAGATACAATTCTCAATGGGAATGTGCTAATTGCCAATCCCACCACGCCCGACAGTGACCCGAACAACGACACGTTAACGGTGACACAGGTCAATGGCAATACTGCAAGTGTCGGCAACCAGATTACTTTAACGAATGGTGCTTTACTCACGCTCAACAGCAATGGCACTTTCAACTACAACCCCAACGGTCAATTTGAATCTTTGGCTGTTGGTGCAACTGCTACCGATAGCTTCACTTACACTATCTCCGATGGCAACGGCGGCACTAGCACAGCCACAGTTAACTTGACCATCAACGGCGTTAACGATGCGCCAACAGGTTCACCCACTGCGACGTTAAGCAATACAGCAGAAGATACAGCCATCACCATTACTGCGGCAAACTTATTAGCAGGTTTTACGGATGTCGATGCTGGTGATACCCTATCAGTTACCAACTTAACTGCCACTAACGGTGCATTGGTAAATAACTTGAATGGGACTTATACCTTCACCCCAACTGCCAACTTTAATGGTGCAGTTAATCTGACTTACGATGTGACTGATAGTACTGCAACCTTAACTGGACAAACCCGCAGTTTCTCTGTCACCCCCGTTAACGATGCCCCTGTTGCTGTTGATGACAGTGTTTCCACATTCTTTGGTACTACCGTCAACATCCCAGTTAGTAGCCTACTGGCAAATGATAGCGATGTTGATAGCACCGGACTGGGCATCACTGGTGTCAGCGGTGCTACTTACGGTACTGCTGTCCTGAACAATAACGGCACAGCCAGCAACACCGCAGATGATTTCGTTTCCTTTACACCAAATCTTCTGTTTTCTGGTAATGCCAGCTTTAATTACACCCTCAGCGATGGTAGCCTCACTGATACTGCTACAGTTACTGTGGCTGTCGGTCTGATCAATAATGGTACTAATTTTGCGGATAACCTGGTTGGCACCATCGGTAACGACATCATCAACGGCGGCAATGGCAACGATACCATCAAAGGCGGCGCAGGTAACGATAGCCTGTTTGGCGGTAATGGTAACGATGTCTTGTATGGCGATGGGCTGATGGATGGCGGCGCGGGTAACGATACCCTCAACGGTGGTAATGGCGATGATACCCTCTACGGCGGCGGCGGTACTGATTACCTCACTGGTGGTAATGGCAATGATCTGCTTTATGGTGGCATTGGCAGTGATATCCTCACAGGTAACAATGGTAATGATATATTTGCCTTTGCGGCTGGGTCAGGTACTGATACCATTACTGATTTCTCTAAGGGTAATGATTTGATTGGACTGTATGGTGGTTTAAGCTTTGGGCAACTGAGTTTCTCAGCTAGCAATATCAAAGTGACTTCCACTAATGAAATTTTGGCGACGCTGACTGGTATTAATACTACGACGCTGACTGCTGCTGATTTCGTAACGCTTTAA
- a CDS encoding helix-turn-helix transcriptional regulator → MRFLYHPDRKDISLPGVLYALGDPVRLEIVRLLATKGEQCCAEFDFAIAKSTMSNHFKILRESGVVLTHKEGTQHINQLRYEDLEALFPGLLDAVLRSAQPLVLCHQSKVPDKVVPKGR, encoded by the coding sequence ATGAGATTCTTATATCATCCAGACCGAAAAGACATTTCTTTACCGGGAGTGCTATATGCCTTAGGCGACCCAGTGCGGCTAGAGATAGTGCGCTTGCTGGCGACTAAGGGTGAGCAGTGCTGTGCTGAGTTTGATTTTGCGATCGCTAAGTCTACCATGTCCAATCACTTCAAGATTTTGCGGGAGTCGGGGGTAGTCTTGACTCATAAAGAAGGGACACAACACATCAATCAGTTGCGGTATGAAGATTTAGAGGCACTGTTTCCAGGGTTGTTAGATGCGGTGTTGCGATCGGCTCAACCATTGGTGTTATGTCATCAGTCAAAAGTTCCTGACAAAGTAGTGCCAAAAGGTCGTTGA